A stretch of the Nicotiana tabacum cultivar K326 chromosome 6, ASM71507v2, whole genome shotgun sequence genome encodes the following:
- the LOC107793048 gene encoding uncharacterized protein LOC107793048: MDKKKAVAPLVCHGHSRPVVDLFYSPITPDGFFLISASKDSTPMLRNGETGDWIGTFEGHKGAVWSCCLDKHALRAASASADFSAKLWDALTGDVLHSFDHKHIVRACAFSEDTHLLLTGGFEKILRIYDLNRIDAPPREIDSSPGSVRTVAWLHSDQTLLSSSGDAGGLRLWDVRSGKVVQTLETKFPVTSAEVSQDGRYITTADGSSVKFWDANHFGLVKSYDLSCKVESASLEPKFGNRFIAGGEDMWVHVFDFHTGEEIGCNKGHHGPVHCLRFSPGGESYASGSEDGTIRIWQLGPLGQNEDNSTANGSILNAKDDMGEVTQKIEELDVSEAKKTEETQIDGAVEQVADA; the protein is encoded by the exons ATGGATAAAAAGAAGGCAGTGGCACCGCTTGTATGCCATGGGCATTCTCGGCCTGTCGTTGATCTGTTCTACAGCCCAATCACTCCTGATGGATTTTTCCTCATCAGTGCCAGCAAGG ATTCTACACCAATGTTGAGAAATGGAGAAACTGGAGATTGGATTGGAACATTTGAAGGGCATAAAGGAGCCGTGTGGAGTTGTTGTCTGGATAAACATGCTCTCCGTGCTGCATCTGCATCTGCCGATTTCAGCGC GAAATTGTGGGATGCACTGACTGGAGATGTTTTACATTCATTTGATCACAAGCACATAGTTCGAGCATGTGCCTTTTCAGAG GATACACATCTGCTACTCACTGGTGGTTTTGAAAAAATTCTTCGGATATATGATCTAAACCGAATTGATGCACCTCCAAGGGAAATTGACAGCTCTCCTGGTTCAGTTAGGACAGTTGCTTGGTTACACAGTGATCAAACTTTATTGAGTTCCTCTGGTGATGCAGGTGGATTGAG GTTATGGGATGTGAGGAGTGGCAAAGTTGTTCAAACCCTTGAAACCAAGTTTCCTGTAACGAGTGCTGAAGTAAGTCAGGATGGTCGATACATAACAACAGCTGATGGTTCCTCTGTCAAGTTTTGGGATGCTAACCA CTTTGGATTGGTGAAGAGCTATGACCTATCCTGCAAAGTTGAATCTGCTTCATTGGAACCAAAATTCGGTAATAGGTTCATTGCTGGAGGAGAAGATATGTGGGTTCATGTCTTTGATTTTCACACTGGAGAGGAAATTG GATGCAACAAGGGACACCATGGTCCTGTGCACTGTTTGCGGTTCTCTCCAGGAGGTGAATCCTATGCCTCAGGATCTGAAGATGGGACTATCAGAATATGGCAGCTTGGGCCACTTGGTCAGAATGAGGACAACTCCACAGCAAACGGGTCTATTTTAAATGCCAAGGATGACATGGGTGAGGTGACCCAAAAGATTGAGGAGTTGGATGTTTCAGAAGCAAAGAAGACTGAAGAGACACAGATCGATGGTGCGGTGGAGCAGGTTGCTGATGCCTAA
- the LOC107793040 gene encoding uncharacterized protein LOC107793040, whose amino-acid sequence MALMWKMLEKVRRCLRTIYFMAAMLASLLMLSAPVMVILGDVLVPSVLISSFTCVRCYSFKEHLQRYAFKTSLTDIPLVSILRSLLITCVYSLCDGPGLSHGPYLGTVTFCSFISIVLLSVKACVFSVNSYLEAEAEASSAISKQKLHLKKSWGMPVLFLSSVVFAIGHTVVAYRTSCRARRKLLFHRVDPEAVLPCKVVFSAYHKVPRSPTPSAGKASKCNSEMRKLAGSAREEGEIPAKLLADVDSLFISCLGVTLHYKLRLPGSPCRSLSSTPRVDRPLNLLSNSDYCIRRSYSSQFLANCLSTPLLDGFQTPSILSEEMPSLNLDEVGDGDAVHGSGSPLSIRDLEDNDQFGIVLVHGFGGGVFSWRNVMGVLAQQVGCAVTAFDRPGWGLSSRPFRADWEENQLPNPYTLDAQVDLLLSFCSEMGFTSVVLVGHDDGGLLALKAAQRVQSSTNFINVKIKGIVLLGVSLSREMVPALARILLRTSLGKKHLVRPLLRTEITQVVNRRAWYDATKLTTDILSLYKAPLCVEGWDEALHEIGKQSYETVLSPEKATALLKAVESLPVLVIGGAEDALVPLKSVQAMASKLVNSRLVAISGCGHLPHEECPKAFLAAMLPFINRILVEQLQHQSGALC is encoded by the exons ATGGCCTTAATGTGGAAGATGCTGGAGAAAGTAAGGAGATGTTTGAGGACTATATATTTCATGGCGGCGATGTTAGCGTCGCTGCTGATGCTATCGGCGCCGGTGATGGTGATACTAGGGGATGTACTGGTACCGAGCGTATTGATTTCAAGCTTCACGTGCGTAAGGTGTTACAGTTTCAAGGAGCATTTGCAACGATATGCCTTCAAAACTTCCTTGACCGATATTCCTCTCGTTTCCATTCTGAGATCTCTTCTCATCACAT GTGTTTATTCTCTGTGTGATGGACCTGGTCTCTCACATGGACCATATCTCGGGACTGTTACATTCTGTTCATTTATATCCATTGTTCTTCTTTCCGTAAAGGCTTGTGTTTTCTCTGTCAATTCATACCTCGAGGCTGAAGCTGAAGCTTCATCTGCTATCTCAAAGCAAAAGCTTCATTTGAAAAAGTCATGGGGGATGCCTGTGTTGTTTCTATCATCTGTAGTGTTTGCTATTGGACATACTGTTGTTGCCTATAGAACAAGCTGTCGAGCTAGGAGGAAGCTCTTATTTCACCGAGTTGACCCCGAAGCT GTGCTTCCTTGTaaagttgtcttctctgcatACCATAAGGTTCCACGGTCTCCAACTCCTTCCGCTGGGAAAGCATCAAAATGTAATAGTGAAATGAGGAAACTTGCTGGCTCAGCTCGTGAGGAAGGGGAAATTCCTGCCAAACTGCTTGCTGATGTTGACAGCTTATTCATCTCTTGCTTAGGGGTTACTCTTCATTACAAACTTAGGTTGCCTGGATCACCTTGCCGTTCCTTGTCCTCCACACCCCGTGTTGACAGGCCATTAAATCTTTTATCAAATTCGGATTATTGTATCCGGAGGAGCTACAGTAGTCAGTTTCTTGCGAACTGTCTATCCACACCTTTATTAGATGGTTTTCAAACTCCCTCCATCCTGTCTGAAGAAATGCCTAGTCTCAACCTAGATGAAGTTGGTGATGGAGATGCAGTTCATGGGTCGGGGTCTCCTCTGTCTATACGAGATCTGGAAGATAATGATCAGTTTGGAATTGTTCTGGTGCATGGTTTTGGTGGCGGGGTCTTCTCTTGGAGAAATGTGATGGGAGTACTAGCTCAGCAGGTAGGTTGTGCAGTCACTGCTTTTGACAGGCCAGGATGGGGATTGTCATCTAGGCCTTTCCGAGCAGACTGGGAGGAGAATCAATTGCCTAATCCCTACACGCTTGATGCTCAG GTTGACCTGCTTCTGTCTTTTTGCTCAGAGATGGGTTTCACTTCAGTGGTACTTGTTGGCCATGACGATGGTGGATTGCTTGCACTAAAGGCTGCACAAAGGGTGCAGTCATCCACAAATTTTATTAAT GTTAAGATCAAGGGGATTGTATTATTGGGTGTTAGCCTGTCAAGAGAAATGGTTCCTGCCTTAGCAAGAATATTATTACGCACTTCGCTCGGAAAAAAGCACTTGGTGCGTCCTCTTTTGCGAACGGAAATTACTCAAGTTGTTAATAGACGAGCATGGTATGACGCAACCAAGTTGACGACTGACATTTTGAGCTTATACAAG GCACCGTTATGTGTGGAAGGTTGGGATGAAGCACTCCATGAGATAGGGAAGCAGTCATATGAGACAGTCCTCTCCCCAGAAAAAGCCACAGCACTGCTGAAAGCAGTTGAAAGCTTGCCAGTTTTGGTGATTGGGGGAGCTGAAGATGCACTTGTACCTTTGAAGTCTGTTCAAGCTATGGCTTCAAAACTTGTGAATTCT AGACTGGTTGCAATATCGGGATGTGGTCATCTTCCGCATGAGGAATGTCCGAAGGCATTCTTAGCTGCTATGTTACCGTTCATCAATAGAATTTTAGTTGAACAGCTGCAACACCAATCGGGTGCTCTCTGTTAA